A stretch of DNA from Deinococcota bacterium:
GACGTGCTCGACCCGCGCGGGGAGATGGGATGACGCCCGGACCACCCCCGCTCGAGGCCGTCCTCTTCGACATGGACGGCACCCTGGTCGACAGCGAAGGGCTGTGGCGGCGCGCGGAGCGCGAGCTCGCCGCCGCCTTCGGGGTGACGCTCGAGCCCGCCCGGCAGGCGACCTTCGAGGGCAAGGAGGTTCCCGCCATCGCGCGGGTCTTGCGCGAGACCTACGGCCTCCCCATCAATGTCCAGGACTTGGAGAGGGCGCTGAACGACCGCGTTCTCGCCCTGCTGCCCGAAGCGCTCGAGGCGCCCGGCGCCGGTGAGTTGGTCGCTTGGGCCGCAGCGCGAAAGCTCAGGCGCGCGGTCGTCTCGAACTCGCCGCGTCACGTCGTCGAGGCGACGCTGGCGCCTCACCCCTGGGCGGCCTCGTTGCCCAGGCGCTACGCCGCGGGTGAAGGCGTCCGGGCCAAGCCCGCGCCCGACCTCTACCTCCAGGCCGCGCAGGGGCTCGGCGTAGTGCCGGCTGCCTGCGTCGTGCTCGAGGACAGCCCCACCGGCGCCGCGGCGGCCTTGGCGGCGGGCATGCGCTGTTTGGCGGTGCCGTCCTCGGCGCACGCCAAGGCGGGCATGGCAGCGCTCGGACTCGAGCCGCTGGCGGGGCTCGAGGAGGCGCTCGAGGGGTTGAGGGCCTGGATTGTCTGACGCCCACCGGGAGCGCGCTTGACGGCGCATCGTTTCAGGCGGGGTATAGAAGGGCGGTGGAAGTCAAAGTCGGTTAAGAACGCCTGGTTGATCGTCGCTACGTGTGTCAGGCGGGGCGGTTCACGCGCAGGATTTGCCCCAACA
This window harbors:
- a CDS encoding HAD family phosphatase; translation: MTPGPPPLEAVLFDMDGTLVDSEGLWRRAERELAAAFGVTLEPARQATFEGKEVPAIARVLRETYGLPINVQDLERALNDRVLALLPEALEAPGAGELVAWAAARKLRRAVVSNSPRHVVEATLAPHPWAASLPRRYAAGEGVRAKPAPDLYLQAAQGLGVVPAACVVLEDSPTGAAAALAAGMRCLAVPSSAHAKAGMAALGLEPLAGLEEALEGLRAWIV